The following are encoded together in the bacterium genome:
- a CDS encoding endonuclease/exonuclease/phosphatase family protein: MALSIVTWNVQWATPRSRAPHLLDRIDRHAPEVICLTETHHDLLSQRGHSICSQPDYGYRITDRRKVLLWSREPWVKVDYAGNDGLPPGRFVSGSTRTSLGDVTVVGVCIPWFGSRTEARRGDRRKKPWEDHGRFLDGLPQVLERISDKRVIVMGDFNQKIGPGSRAPAKLRSALREAFPPGMRIVTSDIAFDGRSSIDHIALSADIAVDSMSSLSNLREGRKLSDHFGVAAHVSARGQAT, from the coding sequence GTGGCGCTCTCGATCGTCACGTGGAACGTCCAGTGGGCCACGCCCCGCTCGCGTGCCCCGCACCTTCTGGACCGCATCGATCGCCATGCTCCTGAGGTGATCTGTCTGACCGAGACCCACCACGACCTGCTGTCTCAACGCGGTCACAGCATCTGCTCCCAGCCCGACTACGGCTATCGGATCACGGATCGCCGGAAGGTGCTGCTTTGGTCAAGGGAGCCCTGGGTGAAAGTCGATTACGCGGGGAACGACGGATTACCACCCGGACGGTTCGTGTCCGGTTCCACGCGCACGTCGCTTGGCGACGTCACGGTCGTAGGGGTCTGCATTCCCTGGTTCGGGTCACGGACCGAGGCGCGGCGTGGTGACAGACGAAAGAAACCCTGGGAGGACCATGGTCGCTTCCTGGACGGACTCCCCCAGGTGCTCGAACGGATCTCGGACAAGCGGGTCATCGTGATGGGTGACTTCAACCAGAAAATCGGGCCAGGCAGCCGCGCGCCGGCCAAACTCCGGAGCGCCCTGCGGGAAGCCTTTCCGCCGGGCATGCGGATCGTGACCTCGGATATCGCCTTCGATGGACGCTCCTCCATCGACCACATCGCCCTGAGCGCCGATATAGCCGTCGACTCCATGTCGTCGCTCAGCAACCTCCGCGAAGGGAGAAAGCTGTCGGACCACTTCGGCGTGGCCGCGCACGTATCCGCCCGCGGCCAGGCAACATAG
- a CDS encoding DUF488 domain-containing protein, with translation MDIYTIGFTRKSAEEFFTKLQDNRIERLVDVRVNNTSQLAGFAKREDLRYFLRVLVGVDYVHEPLLAPTKELLKAYRGGEKAWDVYESDFLDLMSERSVESEIPRALFAERRVALLCSEPTAERCHRRLVVEYLDRKWRNIRAVDL, from the coding sequence TTGGACATCTATACGATCGGCTTCACGCGAAAGTCCGCGGAGGAATTCTTCACGAAGCTGCAGGACAACAGAATTGAGCGGCTCGTGGATGTCCGTGTTAACAACACATCACAGTTGGCTGGTTTTGCCAAGCGCGAGGATCTCCGCTACTTCCTAAGGGTGCTGGTCGGTGTCGACTATGTTCATGAACCCTTGTTGGCGCCTACGAAGGAACTACTCAAAGCCTACCGGGGCGGTGAGAAGGCCTGGGATGTATACGAGTCTGACTTTCTCGACCTTATGTCGGAACGTTCAGTCGAGAGTGAGATCCCTCGAGCGCTTTTCGCCGAGAGACGAGTGGCTCTTCTGTGCAGCGAGCCTACTGCTGAACGCTGCCATCGTCGCTTGGTAGTCGAGTACTTGGACAGAAAGTGGCGGAACATAAGGGCAGTTGATCTGTAG
- a CDS encoding F0F1 ATP synthase subunit epsilon: MVVASTSMKVDVVSPEAVLWSGEAEFVVARTVEGEIGILANHEPVMAALGAGTVSIQAGEDRIKATVGGGFLQILNNAVTLLVDEATLEDD; this comes from the coding sequence GTGGTAGTCGCCTCGACCTCCATGAAGGTCGACGTGGTCTCCCCCGAGGCCGTGCTGTGGTCCGGCGAGGCCGAGTTCGTGGTGGCCAGGACGGTGGAAGGCGAGATCGGCATCCTCGCCAACCACGAGCCCGTGATGGCCGCCCTCGGCGCCGGGACGGTCAGCATCCAGGCCGGCGAGGACCGCATCAAGGCCACAGTGGGCGGAGGCTTCCTCCAGATCCTGAACAACGCCGTCACCCTGTTGGTCGACGAGGCCACCCTCGAAGACGACTAA
- the atpD gene encoding F0F1 ATP synthase subunit beta, with amino-acid sequence MAEAVSVGRITKVAGPVVDVEFPREGLPEILHSLEIEFDVEGEHKTVVAEVAQHLGRNRVRAVAMAPTDGLVRGCPVRNTGAPISVPVGDQTLGHIFNMWGDSLDAPDIEFSGERWPIHRPAPPFEDVEPTKDVFETGIKVLDLICPYLRGGKIGLFGGAGVGKTVLIQEMINRVATQHDGVSVFAGVGERTREGNDLFLEMSETGVINQAALVFGQMDEPPGVRLRVGLSALTMAEYFRDVQRQDVLLFIDNIFRFTQAGSEVSTLLGRMPSAVGYQPTLAGEMGFLQERITSLKGRSITSMQAIYVPADDITDPAPHTAFAHLDATTVLSRPLTALGIYPAVDPLDSTSRALDPQIVGTEHYDVATDVQRVLQRYKDLQDIIAILGVDELSEQDKLIVARARRIQRFLSQPMFVAEQFTGQPGVYTSLQETIDSFKMLLNGELDHLPEQAFYMVGGAEEAMRKARAIQQEAA; translated from the coding sequence ATGGCAGAAGCTGTCAGCGTAGGGCGGATCACCAAGGTCGCCGGCCCGGTGGTCGACGTGGAGTTCCCGCGGGAAGGCCTCCCGGAGATCCTCCACTCCCTCGAGATCGAGTTCGACGTCGAGGGCGAGCACAAGACGGTGGTGGCCGAGGTGGCGCAGCACCTGGGTCGCAACCGGGTGAGAGCGGTGGCGATGGCGCCGACCGACGGCCTGGTAAGAGGGTGTCCGGTTCGCAACACCGGCGCGCCCATCTCGGTCCCGGTCGGGGATCAGACCCTCGGGCACATCTTCAACATGTGGGGCGACTCCCTGGACGCCCCCGACATCGAGTTCAGCGGAGAGCGCTGGCCGATCCACCGTCCCGCCCCGCCCTTCGAGGATGTCGAGCCCACCAAGGACGTGTTCGAGACCGGCATCAAGGTGCTCGACCTCATCTGCCCCTACCTCCGTGGCGGCAAGATCGGCCTGTTCGGCGGCGCCGGCGTGGGCAAGACGGTGCTCATCCAGGAGATGATCAACCGGGTGGCCACCCAGCACGACGGCGTGTCGGTGTTCGCCGGGGTGGGGGAGCGCACCAGGGAGGGGAACGACCTCTTCCTCGAGATGTCCGAGACCGGGGTGATCAACCAGGCCGCCCTCGTCTTCGGCCAGATGGACGAGCCCCCGGGAGTCCGCCTCCGGGTGGGCCTGTCGGCGCTGACCATGGCCGAATACTTCAGAGACGTCCAGCGCCAGGACGTGCTGCTGTTCATCGACAACATCTTCCGCTTCACCCAGGCCGGTTCGGAGGTCTCCACGCTGCTGGGCCGGATGCCCTCGGCGGTGGGATACCAGCCCACCCTGGCCGGCGAGATGGGCTTCCTCCAGGAGCGCATCACCTCGCTGAAGGGCAGGTCGATCACCTCGATGCAGGCGATCTACGTCCCGGCGGACGACATCACCGATCCGGCCCCGCACACCGCCTTTGCCCACCTGGACGCCACCACCGTGCTGAGCCGCCCGCTGACGGCACTGGGCATCTATCCGGCGGTGGATCCGTTGGACTCGACCAGCCGGGCGCTGGATCCCCAGATCGTGGGGACCGAGCATTACGACGTGGCGACCGACGTGCAGCGGGTGCTGCAGCGCTACAAGGACCTCCAGGACATCATCGCCATCCTCGGCGTTGACGAGCTGTCCGAGCAGGACAAGCTGATCGTGGCCCGGGCCCGCCGCATCCAGCGGTTCCTGTCCCAGCCCATGTTCGTGGCCGAGCAGTTCACCGGACAGCCCGGCGTCTACACGTCGCTCCAGGAGACCATCGACTCCTTCAAGATGTTGCTGAACGGCGAGCTGGACCATCTGCCGGAGCAGGCCTTCTACATGGTGGGAGGCGCCGAGGAGGCGATGCGCAAGGCCCGCGCCATCCAGCAGGAAGCCGCCTAG
- a CDS encoding F0F1 ATP synthase subunit gamma: MASAELRAIRRRIRSVESTKKITRAMELIAASRIVKARERVRAARPYAEKMIEVIRNVARASGDVADPLLERRDLVTMGVLVVTSDRGLAGAYNSSVLRMAERHMVEWRDQGVAVRLYAVGKKAQTYFSFRGYEMAESFLAVTDQPTYADARKIAQALTDDYRSGTVDAVDIFYTVFRSALSYVPTQAELLPVSPPADEEGGPDASGPAVSYEYEPDPGAILGRLLPRYVESAIYEQLLESSASEHASRQRAMKAATDNAEELIKVLTRTANQARQAEITTEIAEIVGGAQAMSAS; this comes from the coding sequence ATGGCCAGCGCCGAACTCCGAGCCATCCGCCGGCGGATTCGAAGCGTCGAGTCCACCAAGAAGATCACCCGGGCGATGGAGTTGATCGCCGCCTCGCGCATAGTCAAGGCCCGGGAGCGGGTCCGGGCCGCCCGCCCCTACGCGGAGAAGATGATCGAGGTCATCCGCAACGTGGCCCGCGCCTCGGGAGACGTGGCAGACCCCTTGCTGGAGCGCCGGGACCTGGTCACGATGGGTGTGCTGGTGGTGACCTCGGACCGGGGCCTGGCGGGTGCCTACAACTCCTCGGTGCTGAGGATGGCCGAGCGGCACATGGTCGAGTGGCGGGATCAGGGAGTGGCGGTCCGCCTGTACGCGGTGGGGAAGAAGGCGCAGACCTACTTCAGCTTCCGCGGCTACGAGATGGCCGAGAGCTTCCTGGCGGTGACGGACCAGCCCACCTACGCCGATGCCCGCAAGATCGCCCAGGCCCTGACGGACGACTACCGGTCGGGGACGGTGGACGCCGTGGACATCTTCTACACCGTCTTCCGCTCCGCCCTGTCGTACGTTCCCACCCAGGCCGAGCTGCTACCGGTCAGCCCTCCCGCCGATGAGGAAGGCGGGCCGGATGCCTCGGGGCCGGCGGTCTCCTACGAGTACGAGCCGGATCCGGGCGCCATCCTGGGGCGATTACTACCCCGCTACGTGGAGTCGGCCATATACGAGCAGCTGCTGGAGAGCTCGGCGTCGGAGCACGCCAGCCGCCAGCGGGCGATGAAGGCGGCCACGGACAATGCCGAGGAGCTCATCAAGGTCCTGACGAGAACGGCCAACCAGGCCCGGCAGGCCGAGATCACCACTGAAATAGCCGAGATCGTGGGCGGCGCGCAAGCGATGTCCGCGAGTTGA
- the atpA gene encoding F0F1 ATP synthase subunit alpha translates to MAQLTISPDDITAALREHVESWSPSLEQETVGYVTSVADGVARVSGLPNAAASELMEFPGGLLGVTLNLDEEDLGVVLMGDASHIEEGDAVRQTGRVLSVPVGDGLLGRVVGPLGEPLDGKGDIPSTERRLLETQAPSVVQRQPVTEPLQTGIKAIDSMTPIGRGQRQLIIGDRQTGKTAIVVDTIINQKQFQGTPDEVKCIYVAIGQKASTVAEVVAALEEAGAMDYTVVVTAAASEPPALQMYAPYAGSAIGQHWMYNGQHALVIFDDLSKQAVAYREISLLLRRPPGREAFPGDVFYLHSRLLERCAKLSDEMGGGSLTGLPLIETKANDVSAYIPTNVISITDGQIFLETDLFFAGIRPAMNAGISVSRVGGNAQIGAMKKVAGTLRLNLAQYRELEAFAEFGSELDAVSLAQLERGRRVVEVLKQPQFAPVPVEEQVLAIYAVTQGLFDDIPGEDISRAERELREFVRVRHAHLLDTIKRTGKLPDAGALEEAISAFKDSFGGGE, encoded by the coding sequence ATGGCTCAACTGACCATTAGTCCCGATGACATAACCGCCGCGCTCCGGGAGCATGTGGAGAGCTGGTCGCCCAGCCTCGAGCAGGAGACAGTCGGTTACGTGACCTCGGTCGCCGACGGCGTGGCCCGGGTCTCCGGACTCCCCAATGCCGCCGCGTCGGAGCTGATGGAGTTCCCGGGAGGGCTGCTCGGCGTGACCCTCAACCTCGACGAGGAGGACCTCGGGGTGGTGTTGATGGGCGACGCCTCCCATATCGAGGAGGGCGACGCGGTCCGCCAGACCGGACGCGTCCTCTCGGTTCCCGTGGGCGACGGGCTGCTGGGACGGGTGGTCGGCCCGCTGGGCGAGCCCCTGGACGGCAAGGGGGACATCCCCTCGACCGAGCGCCGCCTGCTCGAGACGCAGGCGCCGTCCGTGGTGCAACGCCAGCCCGTAACCGAGCCGCTCCAGACCGGCATCAAGGCGATCGACTCGATGACCCCGATCGGTCGGGGACAGCGGCAGCTCATCATCGGCGACCGCCAGACCGGCAAGACCGCCATCGTGGTCGACACGATCATCAACCAGAAGCAGTTCCAGGGCACTCCCGACGAGGTCAAGTGCATCTACGTGGCGATAGGCCAGAAGGCATCGACGGTCGCCGAGGTGGTGGCCGCCCTCGAGGAGGCCGGTGCCATGGACTACACGGTGGTGGTGACGGCCGCGGCCTCGGAGCCGCCGGCCCTCCAGATGTACGCGCCGTATGCCGGCTCCGCCATCGGCCAGCACTGGATGTACAACGGGCAGCACGCCCTGGTCATCTTCGACGACCTGTCCAAGCAGGCGGTGGCCTACCGTGAGATCTCCCTCCTCCTGAGGCGCCCGCCCGGACGCGAAGCCTTCCCCGGCGACGTCTTCTACCTGCACAGCCGGTTGCTGGAACGCTGCGCCAAGCTGTCGGACGAGATGGGCGGGGGATCCCTCACCGGCCTGCCGCTGATCGAGACCAAGGCCAACGACGTGTCCGCCTACATCCCCACCAACGTGATCTCGATCACCGACGGCCAGATCTTCCTGGAGACCGACCTCTTCTTCGCGGGCATCCGTCCCGCCATGAACGCCGGCATCTCGGTGTCACGGGTGGGAGGCAACGCCCAGATCGGCGCCATGAAGAAGGTCGCCGGGACGCTCCGGCTCAACCTGGCCCAGTACCGCGAGCTGGAGGCCTTCGCCGAGTTCGGCTCCGAGCTGGACGCCGTGTCGCTGGCCCAGCTGGAGCGGGGCCGCCGGGTGGTGGAGGTCCTCAAGCAACCCCAGTTCGCCCCCGTTCCGGTGGAGGAGCAGGTGCTGGCCATCTACGCGGTGACCCAGGGCCTCTTCGACGACATCCCCGGCGAGGACATCTCGAGAGCCGAGCGGGAGCTGCGGGAGTTCGTGCGGGTCCGGCACGCCCACCTGCTCGACACCATCAAGCGCACCGGAAAGCTCCCCGATGCCGGCGCGCTGGAAGAAGCCATCTCGGCCTTCAAGGACTCGTTCGGGGGAGGGGAGTAG
- the atpH gene encoding ATP synthase F1 subunit delta, producing MADARIQGYAAAIFELARGEGVLERVENELFLVARALEGSEDLREALSDPRLPMERKQAVIDDLLAARAHRLTVAFVSFAVGLGRGEDLTAIADQFTARSAEARDRAVAEVRSAVPLDDETVDRLARALAERIGNQVEVRVVVDESVLGGLVARVGDTVIDGSVRKRLERLREAVAG from the coding sequence GTGGCCGACGCACGGATCCAGGGTTACGCCGCCGCCATCTTCGAGTTGGCCCGCGGCGAGGGCGTCCTGGAGCGGGTCGAGAACGAACTGTTCCTGGTGGCCCGGGCGCTGGAGGGTTCCGAGGACCTGAGGGAGGCCCTCAGCGACCCCCGCCTGCCCATGGAACGCAAGCAGGCGGTGATCGACGACCTCCTGGCGGCCCGCGCCCACCGCCTTACCGTCGCCTTCGTGAGCTTCGCGGTGGGGCTGGGTCGGGGCGAGGACCTGACGGCGATAGCCGACCAGTTCACGGCCCGCTCGGCCGAGGCGCGCGATCGGGCTGTCGCCGAGGTGCGGAGCGCGGTCCCGCTGGATGACGAGACCGTAGATCGCCTGGCCCGGGCCCTGGCCGAGCGGATCGGCAATCAAGTGGAGGTCCGGGTGGTGGTGGACGAGTCGGTCCTCGGTGGTCTGGTGGCCCGGGTGGGCGACACCGTGATCGACGGCTCCGTCCGCAAGCGTCTGGAACGCCTACGCGAGGCGGTGGCCGGATGA
- the atpF gene encoding F0F1 ATP synthase subunit B, whose product MAAAPLVVAAEESGSSGIDLLRPEMSELIAGVIAFAIIFFFVWRWVVPTLSATLARRQEAERSRLEAAENTKEEAEQLASQYREQLAGAKDEGTRIVDEARQAAESVRTETIARAQQEADDIVARARDEANAETARALAEARTTVATLSVDLAEKVVGRNLDREAQMGLVEDYLAELESSK is encoded by the coding sequence ATGGCGGCGGCGCCCCTGGTGGTGGCTGCCGAGGAGTCGGGAAGCAGCGGGATCGACCTGCTGCGGCCCGAGATGTCGGAATTGATAGCGGGCGTCATCGCCTTCGCGATCATCTTCTTCTTCGTCTGGCGATGGGTCGTGCCCACGTTGAGCGCCACGCTTGCCCGCCGCCAGGAGGCCGAGCGGTCCCGTCTCGAGGCGGCCGAGAACACCAAGGAGGAAGCCGAACAGCTGGCCTCCCAGTACCGCGAACAGCTGGCCGGCGCCAAGGACGAAGGGACTCGAATCGTCGACGAGGCCCGCCAAGCGGCCGAGTCGGTGCGTACCGAGACGATCGCCCGGGCCCAGCAGGAGGCGGACGACATCGTGGCCAGGGCTCGCGACGAGGCGAACGCCGAGACCGCTCGCGCCCTCGCGGAGGCGCGCACCACGGTGGCCACCCTGTCGGTCGACCTGGCCGAGAAGGTGGTCGGGCGCAACCTCGACCGGGAGGCCCAGATGGGCTTGGTCGAGGACTATCTCGCGGAGTTGGAGTCGAGCAAGTAG
- the atpE gene encoding ATP synthase F0 subunit C produces the protein MDAVLALGQGALTLAQAGLTGNISGSLNLVGYGLAAIGPGIGIGIVVGNAITAMVRQPEMEGTVRTTMFLGIAFTEALALIGFVLFFIG, from the coding sequence ATGGACGCAGTTCTTGCGCTAGGGCAGGGAGCGCTCACGCTGGCCCAAGCCGGCCTCACCGGCAACATCAGCGGGAGCCTCAACCTGGTCGGCTACGGCCTGGCGGCCATTGGTCCCGGCATCGGCATCGGCATCGTGGTCGGTAACGCCATCACCGCGATGGTCCGGCAGCCGGAGATGGAGGGAACGGTCCGCACGACCATGTTCTTGGGCATCGCCTTCACCGAGGCGCTGGCCCTGATCGGCTTCGTGTTGTTCTTCATCGGCTGA
- the atpB gene encoding F0F1 ATP synthase subunit A: MGDVMILAIDCDLEAEVICAPTDVNSLFEFTTPLFSIGGFHFTRTVFLIFAAMAIVLGLLYFGLRRGQLVPSKYELAIESLVGFVRDDIAKGVIGPVHGMRYFPYLLSVFFFLLVGNLFKVTPLVNFPISSRMALSGFLAILTWVIFVFVGFAKNGFKHYFFDALWPKSVPIAMRWLVGLIEIVSTFVLRPVTLAVRLFANMVAGHLMLTLLLVSGLLFVAGVGDIGLKAGIGVIWFAFGLAIWIFEFVVAVLQAYIFTLLSAVYIQTSLEPAH; this comes from the coding sequence ATGGGTGATGTGATGATTCTGGCGATCGACTGTGACCTCGAGGCCGAGGTCATATGCGCGCCCACCGACGTGAACAGCCTCTTCGAGTTCACCACGCCGCTGTTCTCGATAGGCGGGTTCCATTTCACCCGAACCGTCTTCCTGATCTTCGCCGCCATGGCCATCGTCCTGGGGCTCCTCTACTTCGGCCTGCGCCGCGGGCAGCTGGTCCCCTCCAAGTACGAGTTGGCGATAGAGAGCCTGGTGGGCTTCGTCCGGGACGACATCGCCAAGGGCGTGATCGGACCGGTGCACGGGATGCGCTACTTCCCCTACCTCCTGTCGGTCTTCTTCTTCCTGCTGGTGGGGAACCTCTTCAAGGTCACTCCGTTGGTGAACTTCCCGATCAGCTCGCGGATGGCCCTGTCCGGCTTCCTGGCCATCCTCACCTGGGTGATCTTCGTGTTCGTTGGCTTCGCCAAGAACGGCTTCAAGCACTACTTCTTCGATGCCCTCTGGCCCAAGTCGGTCCCCATCGCTATGCGCTGGCTGGTCGGGCTCATCGAGATCGTCTCGACCTTCGTGCTCCGACCCGTGACCCTGGCCGTGCGGCTGTTCGCCAACATGGTGGCCGGGCACCTCATGCTGACCCTGCTGCTCGTGTCGGGCCTGCTCTTCGTGGCCGGCGTGGGCGACATCGGCCTCAAGGCGGGTATCGGAGTCATCTGGTTCGCCTTCGGGCTGGCCATCTGGATCTTCGAATTTGTGGTGGCGGTGCTTCAGGCCTACATCTTCACCCTGCTCTCCGCGGTCTACATCCAGACCTCGCTGGAGCCGGCCCACTGA
- a CDS encoding AtpZ/AtpI family protein — protein MPESAGQHSSHAEIPRPAQGSALRTAHTGVTAAVSDGWVAGGSFFGSIMAGTLLGWLADRWLDTEPWLIVAGIVLGSVNGFYRLWMVGRVPTGKQPVAGR, from the coding sequence ATGCCCGAGTCCGCCGGCCAGCACTCCTCCCACGCGGAAATCCCTCGACCCGCCCAGGGTTCCGCCCTCCGGACAGCACACACCGGGGTGACCGCCGCAGTCTCCGACGGATGGGTTGCAGGAGGCTCCTTCTTCGGTTCGATAATGGCCGGCACCCTGCTGGGCTGGCTTGCCGATCGATGGTTGGACACCGAACCTTGGCTCATCGTGGCCGGCATCGTCCTGGGATCCGTCAACGGGTTCTATCGCCTGTGGATGGTGGGCAGGGTCCCCACCGGGAAGCAGCCCGTTGCCGGCCGCTGA
- a CDS encoding DUF2283 domain-containing protein — protein sequence MQVRYDSEADAIFLRLRPADGGEAGGRRLDDTRIAHLDHSGRVFAYEFLFVSRGVSLEGIGSDDVALIRETLRPVSRLAVA from the coding sequence ATGCAGGTTCGTTATGACTCGGAGGCTGACGCGATCTTCCTGCGGCTGCGCCCCGCTGACGGAGGCGAAGCCGGCGGGCGGCGACTCGACGACACCCGCATCGCCCATCTCGACCACTCCGGCCGCGTCTTCGCGTACGAGTTCCTGTTCGTGAGCCGAGGTGTCTCCCTTGAGGGGATCGGAAGCGACGACGTAGCGCTAATCCGTGAAACGCTCCGGCCCGTGAGCCGGCTGGCGGTCGCCTGA
- a CDS encoding serine hydroxymethyltransferase, producing the protein MRPIEQVDSQVAELIRRDVARQNTHIHLIASENFASPAVMEACGSIYTNKYAEGYPGRRYYEGCEWVDGLESLAIQRAKALFGAEYVNVQPHSGAQANMGVYFAHLEPGDTVLGLSLAEGGHLTHGSPVNFSGRLYRFVAYGVDRQTERIDMDEVRAKALEHRPKIVLAGYSAYSRHLDYDAFRSIADEIGALLMVDAAHFIGLVAGGASPNPVPIADMVTATTHKALRGPRGGMIMAKEQYGAGLNKAVFPDMQGGPIISQIAGKAVCFGEASTDAYRAYAHQIVANASAMAGAFTERGVRVVSGGTDNHLLLLDMRSIDEDLTGKEASTLLDSIGITLNRNGIPFDPRPPFITSGLRIGTPGITTCGMEEAEAARIAALITRALRHRADEAVVGEVQSDVAELATAFPPYPPDFPGHV; encoded by the coding sequence ATGCGACCGATCGAACAGGTCGACTCCCAGGTGGCGGAGCTCATCCGCCGGGATGTGGCCCGCCAGAACACCCACATCCACCTCATCGCGTCCGAGAACTTCGCGTCGCCCGCCGTCATGGAGGCGTGCGGATCGATCTACACCAACAAGTACGCGGAGGGCTACCCGGGGCGGCGCTACTACGAGGGCTGTGAATGGGTGGACGGTCTCGAGAGCCTGGCCATCCAGCGCGCCAAGGCCCTGTTCGGCGCGGAGTACGTCAACGTGCAACCCCACTCCGGCGCCCAGGCCAACATGGGGGTCTACTTCGCCCATCTCGAGCCGGGCGACACGGTGCTCGGCCTCAGCCTGGCCGAGGGCGGCCACCTGACCCACGGCTCGCCCGTGAACTTCTCCGGTCGCCTCTACCGGTTCGTGGCCTACGGGGTCGATCGCCAGACCGAGCGGATCGACATGGACGAGGTGAGGGCCAAGGCGCTCGAACACCGCCCCAAGATCGTCCTTGCCGGCTACTCCGCCTATTCCCGCCACCTCGACTACGACGCCTTCCGGTCCATCGCCGACGAGATCGGGGCGCTGCTGATGGTGGACGCGGCCCACTTCATCGGCCTGGTGGCGGGGGGCGCGTCGCCCAACCCCGTGCCGATCGCCGACATGGTGACAGCCACCACCCACAAGGCGCTCCGGGGACCCCGGGGCGGCATGATCATGGCCAAGGAGCAGTACGGAGCCGGTCTCAACAAGGCGGTCTTCCCCGACATGCAAGGGGGGCCGATCATCAGCCAGATCGCGGGCAAGGCGGTCTGCTTCGGAGAGGCTTCGACGGACGCCTACCGGGCCTACGCCCACCAGATCGTGGCCAACGCCTCGGCCATGGCCGGAGCGTTCACCGAACGCGGGGTGCGGGTGGTCTCAGGCGGAACCGACAACCACCTGCTGCTGCTCGACATGCGATCCATCGACGAGGATCTGACCGGCAAGGAGGCCTCGACCCTGCTCGACTCGATCGGGATCACCCTGAACCGGAACGGCATCCCGTTCGACCCGAGGCCGCCCTTCATCACCAGCGGCCTGCGCATCGGCACGCCGGGCATCACCACCTGCGGGATGGAAGAAGCCGAGGCGGCCCGGATCGCCGCCTTGATCACCCGCGCCCTCCGGCACCGGGCGGACGAGGCGGTAGTCGGGGAGGTCCAGAGCGACGTGGCGGAGCTGGCCACGGCCTTCCCTCCCTATCCCCCCGACTTCCCCGGCCACGTCTAG
- a CDS encoding serine hydrolase — MIDISGHVTAGFEPVVDAFEENFAIRGEVGAEFCAYVGGECVVNVWAGMATPERPWTHDTLVFLFSVTKGATALVAQVLADRGLMDLDAPVAAYWPEFAAQGKDGALVRHILSHTLGLPSFPGYWDLVSGDDTAGWHRTDEIAARLAAAPLAWEPGTTLGYHSISYGWLVGELVRRIDGRTLGTFFADEVARPLGLDVWIGLPTEQHGRVARLLHDPDPAADLLMAIWAPDNPAGAALFIGPERRSSVDLANDPDLWTAEAPAINGIGDARSVARMYAMLAGGGMLDGVRIVSEESVVAHSAEQARGIDAVFGGASRVALGYGRSIGGGMSLGPNDEAFGMQGIGGPLGYADPVAEVGFGYAMNQTYMNAGTDPRPRALSNALYEAIARQGG, encoded by the coding sequence GTGATCGACATCAGCGGGCACGTGACCGCGGGCTTCGAGCCGGTCGTCGACGCGTTCGAGGAGAACTTCGCCATCCGGGGCGAGGTGGGGGCCGAGTTCTGCGCCTACGTGGGGGGCGAGTGCGTGGTCAACGTCTGGGCTGGGATGGCGACGCCTGAGCGCCCGTGGACACATGACACGCTCGTCTTCCTGTTCTCGGTGACGAAGGGGGCGACAGCCCTCGTGGCCCAGGTCCTGGCTGACCGCGGCCTGATGGATCTCGACGCCCCGGTAGCCGCCTACTGGCCCGAGTTCGCCGCGCAGGGTAAGGACGGGGCGCTGGTCCGGCACATCCTCAGCCACACGCTCGGGCTTCCGTCCTTCCCCGGGTACTGGGATCTCGTGAGCGGTGACGACACGGCGGGATGGCATCGCACCGATGAGATCGCGGCCCGGCTCGCCGCCGCACCCCTGGCCTGGGAGCCGGGAACCACCCTCGGATACCACTCGATCAGCTACGGCTGGCTGGTGGGCGAGCTGGTGCGACGGATCGACGGCCGCACTCTCGGGACGTTCTTCGCGGACGAGGTGGCCCGCCCGCTCGGCCTGGACGTCTGGATCGGGCTTCCCACCGAGCAGCACGGGCGGGTGGCCCGGCTCCTGCACGATCCCGACCCGGCAGCCGACCTCCTGATGGCCATCTGGGCACCGGACAATCCCGCCGGTGCCGCGCTCTTCATCGGCCCTGAGCGGCGGAGTTCGGTCGATCTGGCCAACGACCCCGACCTCTGGACGGCGGAGGCGCCCGCCATCAACGGGATCGGCGACGCCCGGAGCGTGGCCCGCATGTACGCCATGCTGGCCGGGGGAGGCATGCTCGACGGGGTGCGGATCGTGTCCGAGGAGTCGGTCGTCGCTCACTCGGCCGAACAGGCCCGGGGCATCGATGCCGTATTCGGAGGCGCATCCCGGGTCGCCCTCGGCTACGGCCGCTCCATCGGTGGCGGCATGTCGCTGGGACCCAACGACGAGGCGTTCGGGATGCAGGGTATTGGAGGCCCCCTCGGCTACGCCGACCCGGTCGCAGAAGTGGGCTTCGGATATGCCATGAACCAGACGTACATGAATGCGGGCACCGACCCCCGCCCCCGCGCCCTCTCAAACGCGCTGTACGAGGCGATCGCCCGCCAGGGCGGCTGA